In a single window of the Gadus chalcogrammus isolate NIFS_2021 chromosome 20, NIFS_Gcha_1.0, whole genome shotgun sequence genome:
- the LOC130373332 gene encoding ribosyldihydronicotinamide dehydrogenase [quinone]-like yields the protein MAAKKVLVVYAHQSAGSFNSAAKDAAVEVLGAQGCTVDVSDLYALKFKATATAEDIVGEVKNQDHFRYAEETKLAWEEGKLSEDIVEEQRKLTQADLVIFQFPMYWFSVPGIMKGWIDRVLTSGYAFTQEKRYSQGIFKDKKAMLSFTTGSNESMFSANGINGDMNVTLWPLQNGILHYCGFQVLAPHIFWAPSHVKAETRDTMLGGWREESEDNCQHTDWLEPSCLHQRPGFHLQNGILHYCGFQVLAPHIFWAPSHVKAETRDTMLGGWRTRLQGLLLEAPLSFTPSDSFDGAKGFQLKPEVQEKHEDQEFGLTVGTHQGKRLPPNSQIRAGV from the exons ATGG CAGCGAAGAAGGTGCTGGTTGTTTACGCCCATCAGAGCGCCGGGTCGTTCAACTCTGCAGCTAAAGACGCTGCTGTCGAGGTCCTGGGCGCTCAGGGCTGCACGGTGGACGTGTCCGACCTGTACGCCCTCAAGTTCAAGGCCACGGCCACTGCTGAAGACATCGTTG GAGAGGTGAAGAACCAGGATCACTTCCGCTACGCTGAGGAGACCAAGCTTGCGTGGGAGGAGGGCAAGCTGTCTGAAGACATCGTGGAGGAGCAGCGCAAACTCACCCAGGCAGACCTTGTCAtcttccag TTTCCCATGTACTGGTTCTCAGTCCCTGGCATCATGAAGGGCTGGATCGACCGGGTGCTGACGTCAGGCTATGCCTTCACGCAGGAGAAGAGATACAGCCAGGGCATCTTCAAG GACAAGAAGGCCATGCTGTCCTTCACCACCGGCTCCAATGAGTCCATGTTCAGTGCCAATGGCATCAATGGGGACATGAATGTCACCCTGTGGCCACTACAG AATGGAATCCTGCACTACTGCGGGTTCCAGGTCCTGGCCCCCCATATCTTCTGGGCTCCCTCTCATGTGAAGGCTGAGACTCGGGACACCATGCTGGGGGGCTGGC gggaggagtcagaggacaACTGCCAGCACACTGATTGGCTTGAGCCAAGCTGTCTGCATCAACGTCCCGGTTTCCACTTGCAGAATGGAATCCTGCACTACTGCGGGTTCCAGGTCCTGGCCCCCCATATCTTCTGGGCTCCCTCTCATGTGAAGGCTGAGACTCGGGACACCATGCTGGGGGGCTGGCGTACCCGCCTGCAGGGTCTGCTGCTGGAGGCCCCGCTCTCCTTCACCCCGTCCGACTCCTTCGACGGGGCCAAGGGCTTCCAGCTGAAGCCCGAGGTCCAGGAGAAACACGAGGACCAGGAGTTCGGGCTGACGGTGGGAACCCACCAGGGGAAGAGGCTGCCCCCCAACAGCCAGATCAGAGCTGGTGTCTAA